The Leptospira paudalimensis region TGGAAGCGGGAAAAGGGGAACTTGATTTAATTTATGATGAAATGGCTAAATTTGGTGCTTTAACTGACGACTTATCGATGTTACGTGTTTCTTTTATCGAAGAAAAAGAACGTTACAAAATTGAAAAAGATAAGTTAAGAGAAATCCAATCATTGTTAGCAAAAGCCAAAGAAGCAAGTGACTCCTCTGATCTGCAGGAAGCGGTTACCTATTTAGAAAAAGCACATTCCTTAGAGGAAAACATCCCTGAGATCAAAAAGAAATTCATCCAATTGTACTTAAAACTCAAGGACTATGGGAATGCGAAAAAAATGGCCAAAGACTATAGTTTACTTCGACCTATGGATACTGAGATCATGTACATCACAGCGTTTTGTGCAAGGAAAGTGGCTGATATCAAAACCGCCATTGATTTTGGGGAAAGGGTAAGACTTCGTGATCCCAATCATGTCAAAAACTTGATCAATTTGGGACAAACCTACTTAGCAGATAAAAATTATTTGAGAGCTGAAAATATTCTCAGTTCCGCTCTCGAACTGGACCCAGAAAATCCAAGTTTGGTTCGGCTCATCGAACACATTCGGAAAAAACAATTAAAACAAGAAGAAACCCATTAGAGTCTAAACATTTGAGTGGATGAACCAATTAAGATAGAGATTTCCCATAGTTTTTTTGAATTCAACAAGGAAGAGTGGAACAAACTCGTTCCTTCTGATTCTGTCTTCCAGGAATTTGAATTTTTGTCAGGTTTGGAAGAAACAGGCAACATTGGGAAATCGGATTGGAGACCCGTCATTGTTTCCGCCAGGTCAGAAGCAAAACTTTTAGGGCTCATTCCCAGTTATTTGCGGAAAGACTCCTATGGGGAATATATCTTTGATTTCCAATGGGCCAATGCATTCCACAGGGCAGGCATTCCCTATTATCCAAAACTCACAGTTGCTGTTCCCTTTACACCTGTGACTGGATATCGGATTTTGTTCCACCCAGAACTGACGGATGGAGAAAAAGCTTCGTTAGGTCAAAAGCTTTTAATGGCTTTAAAAGAGTTTGGAGAACGAGAAGGAGTTTCTTCGATTCACATTTTATTTTGTAAGGACGAAGAACAAATCCTTTCTCAGAAATCTGGGTTTCACCCTCGTTTGTCCCACCAATACCACTGGTTCAATCGAGGGTTTTCTAATTTTGAAGAATTTTTATCTACCTTGGTTAAGGAGAGGCGTAAGTCCATTCGCAGTGAACGTAAAAAAATTTCAGAAACAGGGCTACAAATCAAAACACTTACTGGGGATCTCATTCAGGAAGAACATGCAAATCTCTTTTATGAATTTTATAAGGACACTCACAGTAAAAAATGGGGACAAGCTTACTTAAACCGAATGTTCTTTTTAAAGATGGTGGAAACCTTCCGCCATAGATTACTCCTTGTTCTTGCTTCTAAACCCAATGGAGATCCTGTAGGTGGGACTTGGAATTTATACCGAGATGGATTTTTATATGGAAGGTATTGGGGTGCATTGGAACACATACCCAATTTACATTTTGAATGTTGTTATTACCAATTGATAGATTATGCAATTGAACATAAAATGGAAAGAGTAGAAGCAGGGGCACAAGGGGAACATAAATTCCTGAGAGGGTATGAGACAGTTCCCATGTTCAGTTCTCATTTTATATACAATGAACAAGGTAGAAGTGCTATAGAATCCTATTTAGAAAAAGAGATCAAAATGGAAAGGGAAAATATTGAAGCATACAATGCACATTCACCTATCAAAGCTCTGAGGGAGGGGTAATGTCTGAAACGAAAAGAAAGTCATATACCGATTTTAATGTTGAATTATTAGAAAAAGAAAAACAGAAAAAACAATTAAAAAAACCAAATCGTTTTAAAGTGATTTTAATTAACGATGATTATACACCTCAAGAGTTTGTTGTTTATGTTTTAGCAGTAGTTTTTCGGAAATCAATGGAAGAGTCACGTCAAATTATGTGGAAGGCACATACAGAAGGTTCTGCTGTTTGTGGGGTGTATTCATTAGACATTGCACGCACAAAAGTAGAAGAAGTACATAAATTAGCTGATGAGGCTGGTCACCCCTTACAATGCCAATTGGCAAAAGAGGAATAAATATGAATTTTTCAACAGATTTAGAAAAAACTTTAGAACTTGCGCAGAAAGAAGCGACAAAGTACCATCATGAATTTGTAACGTTGGAACATTTGTTATATGGACTAACCTTTAACGAAA contains the following coding sequences:
- the clpS gene encoding ATP-dependent Clp protease adapter ClpS; the encoded protein is MSETKRKSYTDFNVELLEKEKQKKQLKKPNRFKVILINDDYTPQEFVVYVLAVVFRKSMEESRQIMWKAHTEGSAVCGVYSLDIARTKVEEVHKLADEAGHPLQCQLAKEE
- a CDS encoding GNAT family N-acetyltransferase, giving the protein MDEPIKIEISHSFFEFNKEEWNKLVPSDSVFQEFEFLSGLEETGNIGKSDWRPVIVSARSEAKLLGLIPSYLRKDSYGEYIFDFQWANAFHRAGIPYYPKLTVAVPFTPVTGYRILFHPELTDGEKASLGQKLLMALKEFGEREGVSSIHILFCKDEEQILSQKSGFHPRLSHQYHWFNRGFSNFEEFLSTLVKERRKSIRSERKKISETGLQIKTLTGDLIQEEHANLFYEFYKDTHSKKWGQAYLNRMFFLKMVETFRHRLLLVLASKPNGDPVGGTWNLYRDGFLYGRYWGALEHIPNLHFECCYYQLIDYAIEHKMERVEAGAQGEHKFLRGYETVPMFSSHFIYNEQGRSAIESYLEKEIKMERENIEAYNAHSPIKALREG